In Eleutherodactylus coqui strain aEleCoq1 chromosome 11, aEleCoq1.hap1, whole genome shotgun sequence, a single window of DNA contains:
- the WFDC1 gene encoding WAP four-disulfide core domain protein 1 produces the protein MSGRSRGALLGCLLLCSLCAAAAARSKRALHLRVADKDEDYEYPLHPYNTNYQKNDRCPPPPQTLPERACDVLSCRSDSECELHKRCCFNGCIYACLESVQPPPVLDWLVQPKPRWLGGNGWLLDGPEEALQAEACSTTEDGDEPLHCPTGYECHIINPGSPAEGIPNRGQCIKQKGNSDGRSLRHKYPKDYHGGNFNNVVVAVDKQTQKQLG, from the exons ATGAGCGGCCGGAGCCGGGGAGCGCTGCTGGGCTGCCTGCTGCTCTGCAGCCTGTGCGCCGCCGCTGCCGCCCGGAGCAAGAGGGCGCTGCACCTGAGGGTCGCCGACAAGGACGAG GACTATGAATACCCGCTGCACCCCTACAATACCAACTACCAGAAGAACGACCGCTGCCCGCCCCCGCCGCAGACCCTGCCGGAGCGCGCCTGCGACGTCCTGAGCTGCAGATCCGACTCGGAATGTGAACTTCACAAGCGCTGCTGCTTCAATGGATGCATCTATGCCTGCCTGGAGTCCGTGCAGCCGCCACCAG TGCTGGACTGGCTGGTGCAGCCCAAACCTCGCTGGCTGGGGGGCAACGGCTGGTTACTGGACGGACCGGAGGAAGCGTTACAAG CGGAGGCCTGCAGCACTACAGAGGACGGGGATGAGCCGCTGCACTGTCCAACGGGGTACGAATGTCACATAATAAACCCCGGCAGCCCGGCGGAGGGCATCCCCAACAGAGGGCAGTGTATCAAGCAGAAGGGTAACTCAG aTGGGCGGAGCCTGAGGCACAAGTACCCCAAGGATTACCACG GTGGGAATTTTAACAACGTGGTGGTCGCAGTCGATAAACAGACCCAGAAGCAGCTGGGATAG